The DNA window GTCCCGAGAACAAATGTTAATAATGTAAGTGTTGAGATGAGCAACCAATGTCGCTTGGATAATTTTGTGGAGTGCATAAATACCTCTTTTCTTAGATGAATGTAAATGTGTCACATAGTAGAAAAACGACCTAAACATCATACCATAAAATATTTTTGCAAGAAAAACCCTTTCTTATCAAATAGAGGTCAAGAGATTACCAGGATCGACAATGCAACGGGAGTTAGCAGAAAACTATTTAAGAAAACACATTTCTGTTGATAATGCTATTGGTGACTCATTTAGTTACAATATGGTGAACCGTATCATAAGTAAATAAGTTTTTTGTGAGAAAAAAGGTCTATCCCACCGTGTGCTAAAGTTTTAACTTACTGGGGGTCATCTTGGCTTTTACCTTTGTTATCGAAATTATCTGCTAAAATGACACCCAAAGTATATTAGGCTATAATTAGAGCTATTGTAATCACCCTTCAACTACTAGAAAGGGGTTTTTTTATGATTAAATTACATAATGTCGGTAAAAGTTTTTCACAGTTTCAGGCCATTAAATCCTTGTCTTTAACGATCAATAAAGGAGAAATTCACGGAATTATAGGAGCTAGTGGAGCAGGTAAATCAACCTTGCTGCGGCTAATGAATTTGTTGGAGATCCCTGACGAAGGTGAAGTGGAAGTGAATGGTCAAAAGTTAACCGATTTGAGCAGCAAAGAACTTCGACAAGCACGGAAATCAATAGGGATGATTTTTCAACATTTTAATCTTGTGGCGAATAAAACGGTTTACGATAATGTAGCCGTATCGTTAGAGTTGGCAAACTTTCCAAGGAAAGAACGACGGAGCCGCGTGGTGGAGTGTCTTCAATTTGTTGGGTTGGAGAGTTTCATGAAAAAATATCCTGCACAATTAAGTGGCGGACAAAAGCAGCGCGTTGCAATTGCAAGAGCATTAGCGAATAATCCGCAAGTTTTGTTATGTGATGAACCGACCTCTTCCCTTGATCCTAATACAACTGCTGAAATATTAGAGGTATTAGAAAATATAAATAAAAGACTCGGTGTTACTATTGTCATTGTAAGTCATGAGATGGAAGTAATTAAAAGTATCTGTAATCGAGTAACTGTAATGGAAGCTGGAGAAATCTATGACACCGTATTAATTGAACCAAAAAAGATTCAACATATAGACGGTAGCCCAAGATACTTTGTAGAACAATTAACAAAGGATGGTGAGATGGACCATGCCTGATATATTAGTTCAATATGAAGCTGAAATTTGGGCGTCTATTGGAGAGACCTTTGTAATGGTGGGTGTTTCTATTTTAGCTGCAATCCTTCTAGGCCTCCCAGTTGGGACGTTACTTTACCTTTGCAAGAAGGGACAAGTACTTGAGAACCGTTTTGTTTTTTTTACTTTAAATTTATTGGTAAATATTACTCGTTCTTTTCCTTTTTTATTATTAGTAGTTTTTCTAATTCCATTTACACGATTAATCATTGGGACAGCCATTGGTACAGCGGCCGCAACTGTTCCATTATCAATAATCGCTATTGCTCATTATTCGCGATTAGTCGAGCAGTCTTTATTAGACGTACCAAGAGGTGTAATGGAAGCAGCCATTTCAATGGGTGCTTCTGTTAAGGAAGTTATTTTTAAATTTCTTTATGTTGAGGCCCGTTCTGGACTTGTTCTCGGATTAACAACATCGATTATTAGTTTTATTTCCTATTCGACAATTATGGGAGTAGTCGGAGGCGGTGGTATAGGAGACTTTGCCATTCGGTACGGATATCAACAATTTAAAACAGAATTAATGATGTACATGATTATTATTATGATCATACTGGTACAGATCATCCAATTTACTGGAACAACTGTATCAAGAATGATTGATAAAAGATAGGAGAAAAAAATGAAAAAAATACTTATTTTTATTACGATGTCACTATTGATTTTAGCTGGTTGTAGCCAGAAAAATGAGGCAAATGATAAGGGGAATGTGCAAAGTAATGAGCAGGAAGAAGTGACATTGAAAGTAGCTTCTTTAATTCCTCCAATGACGGAAATGCTGGAGCTTGTTAAACCAAAACTAGCAGAGGAAGGGATTAATCTCGAAATTGTTGTATTAAGTGATAATGTTCAGCCTAACAGCGCGCTTGCACAGGAGAAGTAGATGCAAACTTCTTCCAACATGTACCTTATATGGAGGAATTCAATAGAAACAATGATGCAGAACTAGTTCCAATTGTACCGATCTATTTTGCGA is part of the Psychrobacillus sp. FSL H8-0483 genome and encodes:
- a CDS encoding methionine ABC transporter ATP-binding protein, whose translation is MIKLHNVGKSFSQFQAIKSLSLTINKGEIHGIIGASGAGKSTLLRLMNLLEIPDEGEVEVNGQKLTDLSSKELRQARKSIGMIFQHFNLVANKTVYDNVAVSLELANFPRKERRSRVVECLQFVGLESFMKKYPAQLSGGQKQRVAIARALANNPQVLLCDEPTSSLDPNTTAEILEVLENINKRLGVTIVIVSHEMEVIKSICNRVTVMEAGEIYDTVLIEPKKIQHIDGSPRYFVEQLTKDGEMDHA
- a CDS encoding methionine ABC transporter permease, whose translation is MPDILVQYEAEIWASIGETFVMVGVSILAAILLGLPVGTLLYLCKKGQVLENRFVFFTLNLLVNITRSFPFLLLVVFLIPFTRLIIGTAIGTAAATVPLSIIAIAHYSRLVEQSLLDVPRGVMEAAISMGASVKEVIFKFLYVEARSGLVLGLTTSIISFISYSTIMGVVGGGGIGDFAIRYGYQQFKTELMMYMIIIMIILVQIIQFTGTTVSRMIDKR